GGCAATTGCTTGCTGATCAGGCTGGGCCAGTCCTCGCCTGCTGCAAGTCCGTAGCCCGCCGAGAGGCTGTCGCCGAACACGAGGATCGTCTGCGGAGGCGCAGCCCGCGCATTGACCAGTAGCATCAGGGCGATGACAACCCGAACCAGGAAACGCGAACACAGCGTAAGGGAAGAATTCATGCAGTCCATTCAAAATGAGATGCACCGGTTAGTCGAGCAGCCCGCGGGGGCAGTTGTGCGTGCGCACCAGCTGGGTAAACGAGTCAGCATGGGCGAGGCCACGCTCGACATTGTAAAGGATATTTCTTTTTCGCTGGATGCAGGCACCACTCTGGCTATTGTGGGGGAGTCCGGCTCCGGTAAGTCGACGTTACTTGGCTTGCTGGCGGGGTTGGATGAGCCAACATCAGGCGAGGTTCAACTGGCCGGGCAATCGTTACAGCAACTGAATGAAGACCAGCGGGCGGCCTTACGTGCGCGGCATGTCGGATTTGTCTTTCAATCGTTTCAGTTGCTCCCGGCCTTAAGTGCGCTGGATAACGTGGCACTGCCACTAGAGCTGGCGGGTGCACGCGACGCACTGTCACGCGCGGAACAGATGCTCAAGGCAGTGGGGCTCGGACATCGCCTGTCGCATCGACCTAAAGCGCTGTCGGGTGGCGAGCAGCAGCGAGTCGCGTTGGCGCGCGCATTTGTCGCCCGCCCGACCATCCTGTTTGCTGACGAACCCACCGGCAATCTGGATCAGGAGACGGGGGCGCATATTGTCGATCAGCTGTTTGCACTCAATGCCGAACACGGCACCACGCTGATTCTGGTCACGCATGACGTCCTGCTAGCTGCGCGCTGTCAGCGCCGGATTCGTTTGAAGGGCGGCATGATCGTAGAGGATTCTGGAGCACAGCCATGATGCGCTTCGCCATGCGCTGGTTCTGGCGCGAACTGCGGGCTGGCGAACTGACCATCATGCTGGTGTCGCTGATTGTGGCGATGACGGCATTCAGTGGGGTGGCGATGTTTACGGATCGGGTGCAATCGGCCATCGATGCGCAAATTGGCCGGGTATTGCGTGCGGATCTGATGATTAATAGCTCCACCCCAATTCCGGCCAAATGGATAGAAATTGCCACTCGACATGGTGTGCGAACAACGTCGGGTATTGTGCTGAATAGCATGATGCAGGGGGCATCCCGCGCCAGATTGGTATCGATCCGGGCGGTGGGCGAGGGGTATCCCTTATTGGGTGATATTCGATTACTGCGAGACGGGAGAGAGGTGTCCTTTACACATGGGCCAGTCAAAGGCGAGGTCTGGGTAGATGAGGATGGCTTGCGAGCACTTTCCGTGCGTGTCGGTGATCGGATTAGTCTAGGCGAGGCTGATTTTAAAGTAGGTGGCGTGCTGGCTCGTGAAATGGACGGCATGCTGGATATGTTTTCTCGCATGCCCGCTGTCATCATGCATCTGGATGATGTGGCGGCCACACAGCTGATTTTGCCGGGCAGTCGCGTGCGTTATCGCTTGCTGATGGCAGGTGAGTCCACGCAATTACAAGCAGCACGGGAGGCGATCAAGCCGTTTTTGCAGGCTGGACAGACCATCGACGATCCTCGTGAAAGTCGTCGGGAGATTCGCGATGCGGCAGAAAAGGATCAACGCTTCCTGAAAATTGCCGCCTTGCTGAGTGTGTACTTGGCGGCCGCAGCTGTCATGCTGGCGGCGCAGCGCTTTGTTGCGCGACATGCCGATTCCGTTGCGGTTTTGCGCACACTCGGTTTGCAATCGTGGCAGCTCAAACGACTGATATATGTGCAGTGCGCCGCGCTTTTTATGCTCAGCGTGGTGCCCGGTGTGTTGCTTGGCTGGGGGGTACAACAACTCCTGGCAATGGTCGCGAGCGGGATGCTGGATATCATGCTACCGCCACCCGGATGGATGGCGGTCGGCGTGTCGGCGATGCTGGCAGTGATTTTAATTTTGGGTCTCTGCCTACCCGGATTGATGCGGTTGCGATTTGTCTCTCCTTTGCGAGTACTGCGTCAGGATAGCTTGGGGCTACGTGGTGGACGCTGGCTGGCGCTGACTGCAACGGCGAGCCTGTCGGGATTGATCTATTGGCAATCCGGCGGTGGCAAGCTGGCATGGGTGATGCTGACTGGCATTTCGCTTGCATTGATTCTGACTGGGGTAATCGCGTGGTGCTTGCTGGCGCTGTGCATGCGAATCGTGCCTCGGCGCATGTTGGCGCTGTATTTTGCGGTGCGCAATCTGAGTGCTCGGGGAATGGCGACCGTTACGCAAACCAGTGCACTGGCGCTCGGCTTCACCGCATTGGGCATCCTCTGGGTGGTTCGCTTCGATTTGATTGAAGGATGGCGCGCCACGTTGAGTCAGGGTGTACCGAACCATTTCGTGATCAATCTGCAACCCGCTCAGCTAGATCGCTTCACGGATGCGTTTTCGCATGCAGGCCTGAGCGTACCCGAGACGTTTCCTATGGTTCGTGCGCGATTGCAGCGCATTGCGGGTAAGTCGCTCCAGTCCATCAGCTTGGCGGAGAAAGAGGATCGCCGCTTTGCCGAGCGTGAATTCAATTTATCCTTTGGCGAGTCGATTCGGCCTGACAATGCGCTTGTCGCAGGGCGCGCAACCCGAGCGGACGCACATGAGTGGACGATCGAGCAGTCTATGGTAAAGCGGCTAGGCATCAAGCTCGGGGATGAGCTGTGCTTTGATATTCAGGGAAGCTCAAGCTGCGGACATGTGGTTGGTGTGCGAAAGGTGAACTGGAACTCGTTTCGGGTAAATTTCTTTGTAATCGGCACGCCTGCGATGCTGGCAGGCGCTCCGGCCAGCCATGTCAGCAGCTTTTATCTGGATTCGGCGCATCGGCCATTTGCCGATACACTGGTCAAATCGTTGCCCAACCTGACTGTGTTCGATGTATCCGCTTTGCTTGATCAGGTGAAAGTACTGGTGGATGCCATGCTGAATGCGATGAGCGTGGTGTTTGCATTTGCCATGCTGGCCGGCATCTGCGTATTGTACGCCGCCACGCTGAATACACATGATGCACGCAAGCAGGATGTCGCTGTGCTGCGTACCCTCGGCGCCGCCGGGTCGCTTGTACGACGCATGGCGCGTTATGAGTCGTTGATTGTGGGCGCGATTGCCGGCCTGATGGCTGGGCTGGTCGCCTTGGTGTCTGGCGAGGCGCTGGCGAGGTATGTGCTGGAATTACCAGTCCATGCCAGCTGGTGGCTCCCATTTGCGGGATTGATGTCAGGTGCGCTGGCCGTGTGGCTGGCGACCTTGCCGTTTTTGCGTGCGGTGCTGAATACCTCACCTGCGCGCGTGCTTCGAGAATAAAGATGTCTGATTCATTTGCTTCACGTTTGATTCGCTGGCAGAAAGTGCACGGGCGGCATGATCTGCCCTGGCAAACCGATGATCCGTATCGGGTTTGGTTATCCGAAATAATGCTGCAGCAAACGCAGGTGACGACCGTTATTCCCTATTACCTGCGGTTTGTCGAACGGTTTCCCGATGTTGCGGCTCTGGCCGAGGCATCGCAAGACGATGTGCTGGCGCTGTGGTCGGGACTCGGCTACTACAGCCGTGCGCGCAATCTGCATCGTGCAGCACAGATGGTGATGAGCGACTTTGGCGGATGTTTTCCCGATCAGTCCGCGCAATTGATCCAGTTACCGGGGATTGGTCCGTCTACGGCGGCGGCCGTAGCTGCATTTAGTTCGGGCGAACGGGTGACGATTCTCGATGGCAATGTGAAACGCGTGCTGGCGCGCTGGCGGGCGATCGAAGGTTTTCCGGGTGAAAAACGCATTGAACAGCAATTGTGGGCGCTTGCAGAGACACTCGTGCCAGAGGTCAATGCCAGCATCCGGTCTGATATGAAGGCATACACCCAAGGCTTGATGGATTTAGGCGCAACGCTGTGTACGCGGAGCCGTCCGAACTGTTCTACATGCCCACTCAGGTCTGATTGTGTGGCCTATCAGTCTGCCCGTACCCACGAATTGCCGACGCCTCGTCCTAAAAAGGCTGTACCTGAACGTTACGCCGTCTTCGTACTCCTGAGACACGGTGGCAAAGTCTTGCTCGAAAAGCGTGCGGAAAATGGCATCTGGGGCGGGATGTGGAGCCTACCGCAATGCGAGCCCGATGACCTGGCTGCCTGGCTTGCCAGTGCATTCGGCGCTGTGGAACGCGATTTGCGTCCGCTTGCGCGCCTGACGCATATATTTACTCATTTCAAGCTGCATATCGATGCGCGTATGCTCAATGCTTCGATCCCGTTTCCCGCCGCATCGGAAGTATTCTGCTGGGTCACAATTGCTGATGCCCTGAACATGGGCATCCCCTTGCCGGTTCGCAAACTGCTGCTAGCAGCACAATCACCACTTGCATCCACCTTCGCGGACGGCATCAATGGCGAGGGGAACGACGGCGAGTAGGCCTGCACCTGCATATGCATTGCGGCAATCTGCTCGCGTCGCCTTGTTGATCTCCCGTGCGAGCTGGGCACGTTGAGGTGTCTGTGGATCATCTTCCCAGGGGTGTTTGCGTTCGATTTTGCGCTTCATGCCATCTTGCGCGATGCGTGCGCCAATTGCGTCCAGATTGCCGGTGACCGAGAATGAGCCGGCAGCTGGCGCTGCTGCTGGTTGACTCTGATTGGATGTTTCACTGTTTGGTTGATCAACTCCAGTTGGCGCGACCGATGGCTGATTACGCGGCTGTTCGAGTGCCCGCTGGGGTATGATCCTTGCAGATTGCCGCGAGGGGTAAGCAGCGGTGGCTCGTGATGCAGCCGACGTGTTAGTAGGCATATCCACCTTGGACGGCGGGTGCAATTCAACGTCGAACCAGCGTGGCAGTGAGGGAGCATCTATCTGCTGAGTTGGTGCGTGCAGCCAAATGACCAGAATGCCGTGTACGCAACATGACGCCAGAATCCATTGCTTAAGACGATGTCGTTTGAATGCCATGGGGGCATTCAGTTGTGCAGCATGCACGATCCCATCCTCCGGCCCGCATATTTTGATGCAATCTATGAGCGTGATACCCAGCAAGAGTTCCCGATAGATTGAAACGATCAGACCGCAGGCACTTGCTTTGTCGCAAGAATGGTCGATCATGAAAGTAGTGGGTAGCTGTCTGAACTGGGAGCAGGTGCGATGCGTGTACTGGTGGTAGATGATGTTGATATCAACCGACGTGTGGCCGGATTATTTCTCAAAATGGCGGGCTACGAAATTGACGAAGCATCGGATGCTGCTTCTGCGTGGCAGAAGATCAGTAGCGAGCAGTACGATCTTGTGTTGCTCGACATCAGCATGCCGGATATGAGTGGTGCAGATCTGTGCCGCAAGATTCGTGCAGAATTACCACAGCCACAACCCAAATTGTGTGCCTACACAGCACATGCCATTGAAAGTGAGCAACGGGAAATCCTGGCTGCCGGCTTTGATGGTATCGTCACCAAACCGATCTCAAAAGATTCCTTACTCGCTGAATTGAAACATATTCTCGGCTAACATGTCTGCGTGAAAGTGGTGCAGGATCAATACACAATTGCGCTCAAATCAACCAAGCGCTTGCATTGATTCGCGGGATGCCATTTAATCGTCCCACTGCATTGTCGGTACCATTCAATGGTGCCGGCGCCAATCAGCGAGACAGGCGTTTGTTTTGATGCAGCGCCGGGAGAGAGACATGAAGCGATTTGTACTGGCAGCAACGGCTGTCATGATGACTGGGTTGGTAATGGCGGCTGATATGGCATCGCCAATCGGCACCTGGAAAACGATTGACGATAGCACTGGCAAGCCGCGCGCAATTGTTGAACTTTGGCAGGATAAGGGCGAATTGCGCGGGAAGATCGTCAAGCGCTTCCCGCAACCGGGCGACAATGCCAGCGGTCTCTGCGAAAACTGTACCGGCGATCTGAAAGACAAGCCAATTGATGGGATGACCTTTGTCTGGGGCTTGAAGCAGGAAGGCAGTGAGTGGGCGGGCGGCAAGATTCTCGATCCGGCCAATGGCAAGGTATACAGCGCCAAGATGGAACTGACAGAAAACGGTTCCCGCCTCAAAGTACGTGGTTTCCTCGGGTTTGCACTGCTGGGGCGCACCCAGGTTTGGCATCGAGAGTAATAAGCACGAGAACACTGACTCGAACGATAATGGGCGACATCTGGTCGCCCATTGTTTTTTTGCGTACGCCTCACGCCTGTCAATGTCATGGGTATTTGATACCGCGTTTTGTGCAATTTATCTCACGTTTGGTTCATTCATGCCCCGGATGTAATAAGCTTGCAGCCATGAATCAGGGATTGCAGGTATAACCATGAGTTCTCGTGAACCGGATAGACGGGCTAAATGGCAGCAGGAGATGCTGCAAGGCGTTGAAGAAGCCTGGCGTCTAATTGTGCATGTTTGGTGGCAATTTTTTGACTGGGTCGCCGTCGTCAGTTGGTGGACGCTGGTGGTTGCCTGGGGTGTCACGCTGATGTTGGGCAGTGCACTGGGCATGGGGGACAGCGTCTGGCGCTTTGGTTTGATTACGGTGTTAATCAAAATCATTGCCCGAGGCAAGCGCCGTGCCGAGTTGACTGCACAGGAGGCCGAAGAGTCAGCCATGGTTGAGCGTCTCGAGCGTAAGGTTGCCGAGGCACGTATGGAAGCCATGCAGGCACAGATTGAGCCTCACTTTCTCTTTAATACGCTGGCCTCGATTGATCAGCTCATTGAGGTTGATCCGCCGCGAGCCAGTCGGGTTCAGAAGACGCTCATCCGCTATTTGCGTGCAGCGATGCCGAAAATGCGAGATGGTTCGTCCAACTCGACGCTTGGACAGCAGCTTGATCTCAGCACCGCGTTTCTCGAAATCATGCAGATTCGCATGGAGGATCGCCTGCGCGTCACGGTCACTGTGCCAGATTCTTTGCGGCCGTTGCCATTTCCCCCCATGATGCTTCAAACGCTCGTCGAAAACTCAATTAAACACGGACTTGAGCCAAAGGCAGCCGGAGGAGAACTGCATATTTCCGCACGACTCCTTGATGCGCGACTAAGTGTGACCGTGCGCGATACGGGTGTTGGATTCTCTGGCACACCCGGTAATGGTGTCGGTCTTGCCAATATTCGCGAACGCTTGCGCATGCTGTATGGCAATACTGCCGAGCTGGCTATTGAAGTGCCAGAGCAGGGTGCACAAGTCTCCATTATTCTTCCCATGGACTATCAACCGTCATGAATGCAATAGCCCCTACAGCCCTGATCGCCGATGATGAGCGTTTGATGCGCGATCAGTTGAGAATGCGTCTGGGTACCGTGTGGCCGGAATTACAGATCATCAGCGAAGCAGCCAATGGCCGTGAAGCAATTGCCGAGGCTCGCGCATGCGAACCAGACATTGTGTTTCTGGATATCCGCATGCCGGAAGTGACCGGCATCGAAGCAGCTAAAGTGCTTGCCAGGGATTTTCATGTGGTCTTCGTTACTGCCTATGACGAATATGCCATCGAGGCATTTGAGCAGGGGGCGGTCGATTATGTATTGAAGCCAGCAGATCCGGAAAGACTGGAAAAAACCTGCGAGCGTCTCAAGGCGCGTCTGGTAGATAGCAAGCCAGCTGCCAATCCTGCATTTGATGCCTTACTTGGCGAATTAAGTGCTCGGCTAGGTGGAGGAAGTGCGCCACGACGCGAATACCTGCGCTGGATTCAGGCCAACGTCGGTAATTCGTTGCGCATGATTAATACCAACGAAATCCTGTTTTTCCGCTCGGATGAGAAGTACACCCGCGTACAGACTGAATCCTTCGAGGCCCTGATCCGCAAGCCAATCAAAGAGCTAATTGACGAATTGGATCCGGACGAATTCTGGCAAATCCATCGCTCGACAGTAGTGCGAGTAGAGGCCATCAAGGAGATTACGCGGGACTTCTCTGGACGGCAGATTGTCCATGTCCACGGCCATGGTGAAAAGCTTGAGGTCAGCCGCAATTACACCGGGCTATTCAAGCATATGTAAATTATTCCGCCATGCACATCCTCAACGCCGCCTGCCAGTCAGGAGGAGTGAGCCCAAAAGTATGTGTAAACTTATCCAGATTCAGTCGTGAGTTGTGTGGACGCTTGGCTGGAAGCGGGTACTGGCTTGCGGGAATGGCGATAAGCTCTGGTGCGGCAACCCCGGCTTCACTGGCAATACGGAATATAGCTTCGGCAAAGCCATACCATGTGGTGACACCGCTGTTGGCCAGATGATAGGTACCCGTGACGGCCTGCCAGTCAGGCTGACTTGCAATAATATGGCAGGTCAGGTCGGCGAGTGTACGGCACCACGTGGGCGCTCCGAACTGATCGTCGATGATCGACAGTTGCGAGCGCTCCTTACCAAGCCTGAGCATCGTCAGTAAAAAGTTTTTGCCACGCGAGCCGTACACCCAGCTTGTCCGTAAAATCAGATGTGCACAGCCGCTGGCGCGAATGGCTTCTTCCCCTGCCAGCTTGGAAGCGCCATAGACGTTCTGAGGGACACATGGCGCGTCTTCTCTCCATGGCTGGTCCCCGTCTCCTGAGTAGACATAGTCGGTTGAGTAGTGAATCAGCGGAATTTTCCAGCGGGCTGCATAATCTGCAAATAGCGCTGGGGCACGTGCATTGATTGCGTAGGCTTCATCGTGCTGGTTTTCGGCGGCATCTACCGCAGTAAATGCCGCTGGATTAATGATCAGATCTGGCGAGTAATTGCTCAGGCAGGACTGAATAGAGGATTCAGAAGACAGATCAAGGGCGTCTCTCGTGGGCGCAATCACCCTGCCAAGTCCCTGAAGGCTGCGTTTGAGTTCGTAACCGACCTGACCATGACTGCCCGTTAATAAAATCGTTTTCATTGGCATATTATTCACTCATATTCAGGCCGCTACAGTGTTGTTCGGCCCAGTTGGAGAGTCGTGTTACTTCTAAGGATGTGAGCGACCCATTGTTAAGCAATTCCGCTAGTTTGTGTTTGAACGCGCCCAGTCCGAGTACGCCCGGTACCAGCCCGGAAAGACGCTCTTCCCGGTGAGTCTGCCACCAGTGCTGTTCATCCTGTGACAGGGTATCAGGCCAGTTGCGCGCCCGGTAACGCATGAGTAAGTCTGGTAGACGCGGATCATCGAAAGTAGCATGCGCTGATGCGAGTTGTTGCGACGAATATGTACGCAGCTGATCAAGTCTTCTGCGGTCACCATCTTGAATAAAGCCGTCATAGAGTGCGCCATCGACATCTTTGGGCAGTTTGATGCTTTCTGATTTAAAGATGTCGTGCCAGCTGAACATGGGGGCTGGCGCTTTTTGCAAATTGGCCAGATGCTTTTCAGCTTGAGCGAGATCTATCCCCAGCTGTTCGGCGCGGGTGCCGCTGAGTACGCGCAGATCCCCCACCACAATCGGGCTACGGTTGATGTGGATCGTTTTAATCGGCAGTCGCGCCACATCCCTGGGAAGTTGCTCAGCCGGGGTAAACATGCGTTGCCGTACTTGCTCGGTGGTCAGTTCAAATAGCGCCAGAGGATCATATGCCAGATCCCACACAATGAGCTGGTTCCGATTATCTGGATGCCAGCCAAGCGCAGTCACTAGCGCGATATTGGCTTTAGCAGCGCCGAACATTCCCGATACATGCAGAAATGCGCGGCCTTCTGATTTGGCGATTTCTGCTAGAACCGTCTGTTTGTTGCGCATCTTCAGGCAATGTTCAAACAATCGGGGCTGCTTCTGTTTGATCAAGCGAGCCAGTGCGATCGTGGCGCGGACATCGGAAACCGCATCATGCGCGTGCTCGTGCGACAAGCCATTGGCCGCACTGAGATGTTCAAGCTTGAAACTAGGTAGTCCATCTTCGCGTAAGGGCCATTCGATGCCTTCCGGCCGGAACGCATGGCAGGCACGCACCAAATCAAGAATATCCCAGCGTCCGCACTGATTGCGCCACTCGCGATCATACGGTGGATAGAGATTGCGCCAGAACAGGTGTCGTGTCAGCTCGTCATCGAAGCGCAGGGTGTTATATCCCACGCCACAGGTACCCGGGCGAGAGAGTGCTTCATGGATATGTTTGACAAATTCGGGCTCGGGTATGCCTCGTTCAGCAACGATTTCTGGCGTAATGCCCGTGAGCGCCATCGACACCGGATCAGGCAGGTAGTCATTGCTGAGCTGACAAAACAGCTCGATAGGTGACTCGATTTCGTTCAGTTCAGCATCGGTGCGGATCGCGGCGAATTGTGCCGGACGATCCAGCTTGGGGTTGATGCCAAAGGTTTCGTAATCGTGCCAGAGAAAACTGGGGGTAGACATGGTAACGGCCTGAATAATCAGGCCGTCAGTTTACCGTATTCCTGGGAGGATCGGCCTTACGCTTGCGCGAACCGGTGTGTGCGTTCCCGATAAAGGCTCCACCCCAGCATGCTCAAGCCAATGGCCGCACCAACAATACTCACCCCGGTAAAAGAAGAAGCTGCTGCAACCCACACCCCGGCGGCGGCCATGTCATACAGCGTCTCGAATCCACTGCGACCCATGTTTTTCTTCATTTTGCTGCGGGGAATCGGTCGTGAACGGGCGCGACTTTGAATACCGCATACGATAGAGCCAATCCACGTGGCCAGACCAAGACGTAACGCCAATTCCATATCATGCGATGCCACCAGTCCCAAGGGTAATAGGCTGGATATCAAGATGGGAATCAGAATGGAAATGAGCTGCCATTTCCGGATACGACGAATATCCGCGGGAGCGGACGCCAGCAAGGCATGCCCTTCATCGAGTGCAACCGCCATCCAGACCAGATTACTCGCTGTGATGGCAAAGATAAACACCATCATGCCCGTCATCATTGTCAGCCCTTTATCCGCGTGCTTGCCAACGATCTGTCCAATGATCGTCAGGCACATGAGCATGGGGGGCATGAGCGTCATCATCAGTAACTGCGGCTCCCGCAGAATCAGCTTCCACTCTTTACGGAAGACCAATGAGGGCAGACGCAGATCGAAGCTGACGCGATCAATCTGCGTGCCTGTATGAGGCGATTGCGCGATATCTGCCTGTGTCAGGGCTCCAAATTGGCGCTTTCCAAGGTGAATTGTCCAGGCAAAGGCACCGCCTCCAATCAGTATCAGGCCAAGCAAGGGCTGAGGACTGCCAACGATGGCGTAGCCGAGCCAGTTGCATACCGCTTGTGCAGGTGCCTTGAACTGGCTGAAAAAATGCGCGAGTTGATCTCCTTTGCCCGACTGAATGAGTATATTGGGCAATTGCATCAACAGCACAAAGCCAATCGACACAAACACGCTTATTCGCTGTGCGATGTGCTTGGCGCGCTTTGCGCCGAATCGTCTGGCCAGCCAGATGATGGACAGCATGGCTGGCACCGAAGATATGGCCCCCATCGCCAGTAGTGCCGGAAACATTGCAATGAGATTGAAATGTCCGAAGCCGATGCCGACAAGCGAGAAGGGGACAACCAGCCAGAGTGGAAGGTAAATGGCGTTTAGGACGATGCCAATACTACGCACGGTCAGCAAGCGCGAGACAGGGATCGGAGAGCTCATTAGCAAATCCATGTCACCGCGTTCGAACAGTACGGCCAGCGTTCGCTGCATGGATATGAGTAAATTGACAAATAGCAGCGCGAGCCAGGCAATGCCAAGTGCGGTTGTGCCCAGTTCATCAATCAGTTTGGCGCCTTGCGGGGTGAAATCGATCAGATAAAATAAGCCCGCAGCCATGGCTGCCAATACCAGAAACAGGACTGCAGACAACGCAATCCCAACCCATAAAGCGATTGCCTGCTGTTTACTGCCGGACATCATCTCCCGAAAGCTGAGTTTCAGTTCCCACTTCAACAGCCAAAGTACACTGCCGGGCTTCATGCAGCCTCCGCCTGAGTCAGTTCAACAAACACATCTTCCAGACTGCCGCCAACTTTGCCTGATTGCTCGCGCAATTGTTCCAGGGAGCCGCGTGCAATAAGCGAGCCTGCCTTGATGAGTGCGATGTCTTCTGCGAGGCGTTCGGCGACATCAAGAATGTGGGTGGTCAGAATCACCGTACAGCCCTCTTTCACTTTCGCCTGCAGGAGCTCCTTGACCTCGCGCGCTGCCATGACATCGAGGCCGGTCAAGGGCTCATCGAGCATGAGCAGCTTAGGGTCATGAATAAGTGCGCCGCACAAAGCCAGCTTTTGCTGCATACCCCGCGAGAATCCGTCACAGGTTTCGCCGCGATGCGCCCAAAGATTTGTCCATTCCAGCAGTTCACGTGCGCGAGACTCTGCGGTACGGGCATCAATTCCCCATAAGCCAGATACAAATTCGAGATATTCCAATGGGCGCAAACGACCATATAGAAGAGGCTCGTCTGGCAAGTAGGCCAGTAATGTTTTTGCCGCAGCAGCATCCTGCTCAATGTCGTGGCCGAATAGCTTAATCGAGCCCTGGTCCGGCTTGGTCAGTCCGGCAATCATCTTGAGCGTGGTGGTTTTCCCCGCACCATTGTGACCAAGCAATGCAAAGAATTGTCCTGCAGGTACGTCCAGGGAAAGCTGGTTGACAGCGACCTTATCGGCGAATGTTTTGTGTAAGCGATCAATACTCAGTGCGGCAGTCATCTTTGTCTCCCAAATGTAGAGGGAAGGCTACGCTGCTCGGCGTGCGACTGAAAGGTAGGGTGAGATAAAGCGTCAACTTGTGTGACAAAGCACGAAAAAGTGTATGCACTGTACAATGGCGTTCTATTTCAAGACTGTGATGCACTCATGTTGTTTGTCATTTCGCCAGCCAAGACGCTGGATTACGCCTCTGCAATACCCGCAATCGAGTCCACATTGCCAGATTTCATTTCGCAAAGCGCCGAGCTGATTGATGTGCTGCGCAAAGTGTCGCCGCATGCACTGGCAAAGCTGATGGATATTTCGGATGAGCTTTCAGCACTCAATGTCGCACGCTATGCCGCATGGTCGCCCGAGTTTAACGATGAAAATTCGCGTGCTGCAGTGTATGCGTTTATGGGGGATGTCTACGAGGGGCTGGACGTGCGCAGTCTCGATCATGATCAGATTGCTTACCTGCAGACGCATCTGCGCATCTTGTCGGGTCTGTACGGCATACTGCGGCCACTGGATCGCATGCAGCCCTACCGACTGGAAATGGGCACGCGCCTCAATACTGCCCACGGCACCAATCTCTATGCGTTCTGGGGCATGCGCGTGACGGATACCCTGAATGCACTGCAGGCGAATTCCTCAGCGCCTGTTTTGGTCAATCTGGCGAGCGAAGAGTACTTCAAAGTCGTCAGCCACAAGAAAATCCGCGGACGCGTCATTGATTGCGTGTTTGAGGACTTCAAGAATGGCAAATACAAGATTATTAGTTTCTTTGCCAAGCGCGCACGGGGTCTGATGGTTCGCTACGCTGCACTGAACTCGGTTACAGACCCCGAAAAGCTGAAGGACTTTGATCTCGACGGATACCGTTTCGATCCCGAGGCAAGCTCGGCTGATCGCTGGGTGTTCCGGCGCAATGCTGCTACCACGCTGTCATAAAAGGCAGGGCGTATCCGGCGCACGCTAACTAATAATGCGATTGGGTTGA
The sequence above is a segment of the Burkholderiaceae bacterium DAT-1 genome. Coding sequences within it:
- a CDS encoding ABC transporter ATP-binding protein, whose translation is MQSIQNEMHRLVEQPAGAVVRAHQLGKRVSMGEATLDIVKDISFSLDAGTTLAIVGESGSGKSTLLGLLAGLDEPTSGEVQLAGQSLQQLNEDQRAALRARHVGFVFQSFQLLPALSALDNVALPLELAGARDALSRAEQMLKAVGLGHRLSHRPKALSGGEQQRVALARAFVARPTILFADEPTGNLDQETGAHIVDQLFALNAEHGTTLILVTHDVLLAARCQRRIRLKGGMIVEDSGAQP
- a CDS encoding ABC transporter permease, whose amino-acid sequence is MMRFAMRWFWRELRAGELTIMLVSLIVAMTAFSGVAMFTDRVQSAIDAQIGRVLRADLMINSSTPIPAKWIEIATRHGVRTTSGIVLNSMMQGASRARLVSIRAVGEGYPLLGDIRLLRDGREVSFTHGPVKGEVWVDEDGLRALSVRVGDRISLGEADFKVGGVLAREMDGMLDMFSRMPAVIMHLDDVAATQLILPGSRVRYRLLMAGESTQLQAAREAIKPFLQAGQTIDDPRESRREIRDAAEKDQRFLKIAALLSVYLAAAAVMLAAQRFVARHADSVAVLRTLGLQSWQLKRLIYVQCAALFMLSVVPGVLLGWGVQQLLAMVASGMLDIMLPPPGWMAVGVSAMLAVILILGLCLPGLMRLRFVSPLRVLRQDSLGLRGGRWLALTATASLSGLIYWQSGGGKLAWVMLTGISLALILTGVIAWCLLALCMRIVPRRMLALYFAVRNLSARGMATVTQTSALALGFTALGILWVVRFDLIEGWRATLSQGVPNHFVINLQPAQLDRFTDAFSHAGLSVPETFPMVRARLQRIAGKSLQSISLAEKEDRRFAEREFNLSFGESIRPDNALVAGRATRADAHEWTIEQSMVKRLGIKLGDELCFDIQGSSSCGHVVGVRKVNWNSFRVNFFVIGTPAMLAGAPASHVSSFYLDSAHRPFADTLVKSLPNLTVFDVSALLDQVKVLVDAMLNAMSVVFAFAMLAGICVLYAATLNTHDARKQDVAVLRTLGAAGSLVRRMARYESLIVGAIAGLMAGLVALVSGEALARYVLELPVHASWWLPFAGLMSGALAVWLATLPFLRAVLNTSPARVLRE
- the mutY gene encoding A/G-specific adenine glycosylase, whose product is MSDSFASRLIRWQKVHGRHDLPWQTDDPYRVWLSEIMLQQTQVTTVIPYYLRFVERFPDVAALAEASQDDVLALWSGLGYYSRARNLHRAAQMVMSDFGGCFPDQSAQLIQLPGIGPSTAAAVAAFSSGERVTILDGNVKRVLARWRAIEGFPGEKRIEQQLWALAETLVPEVNASIRSDMKAYTQGLMDLGATLCTRSRPNCSTCPLRSDCVAYQSARTHELPTPRPKKAVPERYAVFVLLRHGGKVLLEKRAENGIWGGMWSLPQCEPDDLAAWLASAFGAVERDLRPLARLTHIFTHFKLHIDARMLNASIPFPAASEVFCWVTIADALNMGIPLPVRKLLLAAQSPLASTFADGINGEGNDGE
- a CDS encoding response regulator; this encodes MRVLVVDDVDINRRVAGLFLKMAGYEIDEASDAASAWQKISSEQYDLVLLDISMPDMSGADLCRKIRAELPQPQPKLCAYTAHAIESEQREILAAGFDGIVTKPISKDSLLAELKHILG
- a CDS encoding DUF2147 domain-containing protein; the protein is MKRFVLAATAVMMTGLVMAADMASPIGTWKTIDDSTGKPRAIVELWQDKGELRGKIVKRFPQPGDNASGLCENCTGDLKDKPIDGMTFVWGLKQEGSEWAGGKILDPANGKVYSAKMELTENGSRLKVRGFLGFALLGRTQVWHRE
- a CDS encoding histidine kinase; translation: MLQGVEEAWRLIVHVWWQFFDWVAVVSWWTLVVAWGVTLMLGSALGMGDSVWRFGLITVLIKIIARGKRRAELTAQEAEESAMVERLERKVAEARMEAMQAQIEPHFLFNTLASIDQLIEVDPPRASRVQKTLIRYLRAAMPKMRDGSSNSTLGQQLDLSTAFLEIMQIRMEDRLRVTVTVPDSLRPLPFPPMMLQTLVENSIKHGLEPKAAGGELHISARLLDARLSVTVRDTGVGFSGTPGNGVGLANIRERLRMLYGNTAELAIEVPEQGAQVSIILPMDYQPS